From a region of the Deinococcus misasensis DSM 22328 genome:
- a CDS encoding serine hydrolase domain-containing protein — protein MKRYLLPALLLVGCQTTSSTPNPNPDVTLETRTENIRQKFNVPSLSLLMASDQKVLSQTVTGVRKYGAPEKVTLQDVHHLGSISKSFTATLIASLVEQKKLSFQSTLKDLFPEETMLPALENVTVHQLLIHRSGLVPNLEMQEDWLDASIPLAQRKASFLKATLLHGLKAKTSAQSINVVPPFEYSNVGYALLAMIAEQVGKKSYESLLEQHIFKPLQMKTCSVGFVWDTKTISQPWPHTEQNGQPVPISPEYPSKANGHVIAGNPEVINGADNVRCSLPDLSRYLQAHMNGENGKNGILKSETFKLLHTRHVQNIGPNVNVGYGYGWMVTNDAKGNLVFLHDGSNTLNYASAIVLPAAQSIFIAATNMGDPEATGAGPSAVAAGMEEMIQEASKTGAAMQVTPEQLHPLGLQGF, from the coding sequence ATGAAACGTTATTTGCTGCCTGCATTGCTGCTTGTTGGATGCCAGACCACCTCCAGCACCCCCAATCCAAATCCGGATGTCACCCTGGAAACCCGAACTGAAAACATCCGTCAAAAATTCAATGTGCCTTCCCTCAGCCTTTTGATGGCCTCTGACCAGAAGGTGCTTTCGCAAACGGTGACCGGGGTCCGCAAATACGGTGCGCCAGAGAAAGTCACCTTGCAAGATGTGCATCACCTCGGGTCCATTTCCAAGTCTTTCACGGCCACCCTGATTGCTTCTCTGGTGGAACAGAAAAAACTCAGCTTCCAGAGCACCCTGAAAGACCTGTTTCCTGAAGAAACAATGCTGCCTGCACTGGAAAACGTGACTGTGCACCAGTTGTTGATTCACCGCTCGGGGTTGGTGCCCAATCTGGAGATGCAAGAAGATTGGTTGGATGCCAGCATCCCTCTGGCACAACGCAAAGCCAGTTTTCTGAAGGCCACCCTCTTGCACGGGCTGAAAGCGAAAACCTCTGCCCAGAGCATCAACGTGGTTCCGCCGTTTGAGTATTCCAATGTGGGCTATGCGTTGCTGGCCATGATCGCGGAGCAAGTGGGCAAAAAAAGCTACGAATCTCTGCTCGAACAGCACATTTTCAAACCCCTTCAGATGAAAACTTGCAGTGTGGGCTTTGTCTGGGACACCAAAACGATCAGCCAACCCTGGCCACACACCGAACAGAATGGCCAGCCTGTCCCCATTTCACCCGAGTATCCCTCCAAAGCCAATGGACATGTGATTGCAGGAAACCCAGAGGTGATCAATGGCGCAGACAATGTGAGGTGCAGTCTGCCTGACCTGAGCCGTTATCTGCAAGCCCACATGAACGGCGAAAACGGCAAAAATGGGATTCTGAAGTCCGAAACCTTCAAGTTGCTGCACACCCGCCATGTGCAAAACATCGGTCCGAACGTCAATGTGGGTTATGGATATGGCTGGATGGTCACCAACGATGCCAAAGGCAACCTGGTGTTTTTGCACGATGGCAGCAACACCCTCAATTATGCTTCTGCCATTGTGCTCCCTGCTGCACAAAGCATTTTCATTGCAGCCACCAACATGGGAGATCCTGAAGCCACAGGTGCAGGCCCTTCGGCAGTCGCAGCAGGAATGGAAGAAATGATTCAGGAAGCCAGCAAAACGGGCGCAGCCATGCAAGTGACACCAGAGCAGTTGCACCCTCTGGGCCTGCAGGGGTTTTGA
- the purH gene encoding bifunctional phosphoribosylaminoimidazolecarboxamide formyltransferase/IMP cyclohydrolase, which yields MRAILSVSNKSGIVDFAKGLVDKGFEIISTGGTFKTLKDAGVAVRYVTEITSFPEILEGRVKTLHPAVHGGILARRTPEHLAQLQEQNITPIDLVCVNLYPFRETIAKPDVTFQDAIENIDIGGPAMIRASAKNHESVLIVVDPSDYSEILGNLGNVTSEYRKYLAQKAFAHTAAYDTAIANYLAPSTGLPEQKTVELSRTMELRYGENPHQKAALYREGSQKGAVLDAEVLHGKAMSFNNYTDAEACWNLVTEFDEPTVVGVKHANPCAVGTGDTLAEAWQRAYEADPVSIFGGIVAVNRPLDADTARALKDVFLEVILAPEYTPEAFEILSKKKNLRLMKVADAPKPTLDYKRINGGFVVQEADTLGLEGIEQTVVTERAPTEQELRDLLFTWRVVKHVKSNAIVIGKDGRTTGIGVGQVNRIWATEQAIEHAKEHAHGSVLASDAFFPFDDVVRTAAAAGITAIIQPGGSVRDEDSIKAANELGIAMIFTGVRHFRH from the coding sequence GTGCGCGCAATTCTGTCTGTCAGCAACAAAAGTGGCATCGTGGACTTTGCAAAAGGTCTCGTGGACAAAGGTTTTGAGATCATTTCCACTGGTGGAACCTTCAAGACCCTCAAAGATGCAGGCGTAGCGGTCCGTTACGTCACCGAAATCACCTCCTTTCCAGAGATTCTGGAAGGCCGGGTCAAGACGTTGCACCCTGCGGTGCACGGTGGCATTCTGGCCCGCCGGACCCCTGAGCATCTGGCCCAACTGCAGGAGCAGAACATCACCCCCATCGATCTGGTGTGTGTGAACCTGTACCCCTTCCGCGAAACCATTGCCAAGCCCGATGTGACTTTTCAGGACGCCATCGAGAACATCGACATTGGTGGTCCTGCCATGATCCGTGCCAGTGCCAAAAACCATGAATCGGTCCTGATTGTTGTGGACCCTTCCGATTACTCCGAGATTCTGGGCAACCTCGGGAATGTGACCTCCGAGTACCGCAAGTACCTCGCCCAGAAGGCTTTTGCCCACACGGCTGCTTACGACACGGCCATTGCCAATTATCTGGCCCCTTCCACAGGTCTGCCCGAGCAGAAAACCGTGGAACTGAGCCGCACCATGGAACTGCGTTATGGTGAAAACCCCCACCAGAAAGCCGCCCTGTACCGCGAAGGCAGCCAAAAAGGTGCAGTTCTGGACGCAGAAGTCCTGCACGGCAAGGCCATGAGCTTCAACAACTACACCGATGCAGAAGCCTGCTGGAATCTGGTCACCGAGTTCGATGAACCCACCGTGGTCGGTGTGAAACATGCCAACCCCTGCGCTGTGGGCACCGGAGACACCCTTGCCGAGGCATGGCAACGGGCTTACGAGGCCGATCCTGTGAGCATTTTCGGTGGCATTGTGGCTGTGAACCGTCCTCTGGATGCTGACACCGCCCGCGCACTCAAAGACGTGTTCCTTGAGGTGATCCTTGCCCCCGAGTACACCCCAGAGGCCTTTGAAATCCTCAGCAAAAAGAAAAACCTGCGCCTGATGAAAGTCGCCGATGCACCCAAACCCACTCTGGATTACAAGCGCATCAATGGGGGCTTTGTGGTTCAGGAAGCCGACACTCTGGGCTTGGAAGGCATCGAGCAGACCGTGGTCACCGAACGTGCACCCACCGAGCAGGAACTGAGAGACCTCCTGTTCACATGGCGTGTGGTGAAACACGTCAAATCCAATGCCATTGTGATTGGCAAGGATGGACGCACCACTGGCATCGGAGTGGGTCAGGTGAACCGCATCTGGGCCACCGAGCAGGCCATCGAGCATGCCAAGGAGCACGCTCATGGGAGTGTGCTGGCTTCGGATGCCTTCTTCCCCTTTGACGATGTGGTGCGCACCGCTGCTGCTGCTGGCATCACCGCCATCATCCAACCCGGCGGATCCGTCCGGGACGAGGACAGCATCAAAGCCGCCAATGAACTGGGCATCGCCATGATCTTCACCGGTGTGCGCCACTTCAGACACTAA